One window from the genome of Musa acuminata AAA Group cultivar baxijiao chromosome BXJ1-4, Cavendish_Baxijiao_AAA, whole genome shotgun sequence encodes:
- the LOC135652772 gene encoding MDIS1-interacting receptor like kinase 2-like translates to MASQLHNWRLLSTTLLLLLLLSLHLVSVTASLGSQARTLLHWKSTLHGQQFLESWNLSSNPCNWTGVTCNLTHRGRPVITDMSLPNMSLEGPLDALNFSTLRSLVGLNLSYNQLDGVIPPTISALSNLVYLDLIGNRFTGKLPVEIGSMKALQFLYLNKNQLSGCVPPSLGNLTGLLHLHLRDNQLTGFIPQELGRLQKLMHLTLGKNQLSGFIPPSLGNLTNLYQLSLYQNHLSGFIPRELGNLLNLVQLGLFNNSLTGHIPFFMGRNQTKLEKLYLGVNELSGFIPPEIGNLNELTQLFLPDNQISGPIPSTFGNLTQLMGMDLHDNQLFGSIPPSLGNLRNLTDLSLFNNRLSGRLPAELNNITGLTSLLLSDNFFSGDLPSNICKGRTLQYLSLSNNSFRGQLPGTLKNCTGLIRVRLEQNQLTGDISQLLGVYPHLSYMDLRFNRLSGALPPDWGRWDNLTFLAISNNNITGAIPPEFGNLKELRELDLSSNYIQGEIPKSLGRLPHLYKLNLSCNRLGGEVRIEFGRMPDLEILDLSVNSLTGRIPSQIGICLKLRSLKLNGNKFGGGIPAEISSLEYLQDALDISHNSLTGEIPSQFSKFTMLQILNLSHNNLSGGLPSSLSAMISLLIIDVSYNELEGAVPESPVFRKAPAKWFVHNKGLCGVVKGLPPCLSYTARKDDGSKHHRAIISAIIASVVVLFILLVFLGAFSLFQKTKKHSMPSENNGNKEGMTFCVFNFDGRYAYKDIVAATEDFNEKYCIGSGAYGSVYRAELASGQMLAVKKIHLQEDETTSNEQSFQNEIHTLTQIRHRNIVKLYGFCSSARHKFLVYEYMERGSLGSLLRSEAAAAELDWVKRVNIVKDVARALSYMHHDCDQPIVHRDITTNNILLDSELKACVSDFGIARLLKPDSSNWSMLAGTYGYLAPELAYEMRVTTKCDVYSFGVVTLELLIGGHGEGLVSVLSLPSSPKNTLVKYVLDQRPSLPTTEVADEVAAVLRLALCCVEHDPESRPTMKQVFGTLSTVNTLPSLPSLDVLKLSDLMNAKI, encoded by the exons ATGGCATCCCAGCTGCACAACTGGCGGCTCCTCTCCACCActctcctcctcctgctgctgctcTCTCTTCATCTTGTCTCGGTGACAGCTTCACTCGGGTCACAAGCGAGAACCCTACTCCACTGGAAGTCCACCCTTCACGGCCAGCAATTCCTTGAATCCTGGAATCTCAGCTCTAATCCGTGCAATTGGACTGGAGTTACGTGCAACCTTACGCACAGAGGACGCCCTGTCATCACCGACATGTCCCTGCCGAACATGAGCTTAGAAGGGCCACTCGATGCTCTCAACTTCTCAACGCTGAGATCACTCGTCGGTCTCAACCTCTCCTACAACCAGCTCGACGGCGTCATTCCTCCGACCATCTCGGCTCTCTCCAACCTTGTATATCTTGATCTCATAGGCAACCGGTTCACGGGCAAACTCCCGGTCGAAATAGGCTCCATGAAGGCGCTCCAGTTCCTATATCTCAATAAGAATCAGTTAAGTGGTTGTGTCCCTCCATCCTTGGGCAATCTTACCGGGCTTCTGCACTTGCACCTGCGAGATAATCAACTTACAGGTTTCATACCTCAGGAGCTTGGAAGACTTCAGAAGTTGATGCATCTTACACTTGGGAAGAACCAACTATCTGGCTTCATCCCTCCCAGTTTAGGGAACTTGACGAACCTATACCAGTTGTCTCTCTATCAAAATCATCTCTCGGGATTCATCCCCAGAGAATTGGGAAATCTATTAAACCTTGTGCAACTTGGGCTCTTCAATAATAGTCTAACAGGTCATATCCCTTTCTTTATGGGAAGAAATCAAACTAAATTAGAGAAACTTTATCTTGGGGTTAATGAATTGTCAGGCTTTATCCCTCCGGAAATAGGAAATCTAAATGAGTTAACCCAACTTTTTCTGCCCGACAACCAAATCTCCGGGCCGATACCATCCACTTTCGGAAACCTGACCCAGCTCATGGGTATGGATCTCCATGACAACCAGCTTTTCGGTTCAATCCCTCCATCCCTCGGTAACTTAAGGAACCTCACTGACCTAAGCTTGTTCAATAATCGGTTGTCTGGTCGATTGCCTGCCGAGTTAAACAACATCACAGGTTTGACATCGCTTCTTTTGTCAGACAACTTCTTCTCCGGTGACTTGCCTTCAAACATATGCAAAGGAAGAACCCTACAGTATCTCTCACTGAGCAACAACAGCTTCAGAGGTCAACTTCCCGGGACCTTAAAGAACTGTACGGGATTGATCAGAGTCCGTCTCGAGCAAAACCAACTCACCGGGGATATATCACAACTTCTTGGAGTGTAtccacatctttcttatatggaTTTAAGATTCAATAGGCTGTCAGGTGCACTCCCACCGGACTGGGGAAGATGGGACAATCTCACATTCCTGGCAATCTCAAATAACAACATCACCGGAGCCATTCCACCAGAATTCGGCAATCTAAAAGAACTACGAGAACTGGACCTTTCTTCCAACTACATACAGGGGGAGATTCCAAAGAGCTTGGGCAGGTTACCTCATCTCTACAAGCTGAACCTGAGCTGCAATCGACTCGGCGGAGAGGTACGAATAGAGTTTGGAAGGATGCCCGACCTTGAAATCCTTGATCTATCAGTTAACAGCTTGACAGGAAGAATACCGTCTCAAATAGGCATTTGTCTCAAGCTCCGCTCCCTGAAGCTTAATGGCAACAAGTTCGGCGGAGGAATTCCTGCAGAGATCAGCAGCCTGGAGTACCTTCAAGACGCATTGGACATCAGCCACAACTCACTAACGGGTGAGATACCCTCACAGTTCAGCAAATTTACGATGCTGCAAATTCTGAATCTTTCACATAATAATTTGTCCGGTGGTCTTCCATCTTCACTAAGTGCTATGATCAGCTTATTAATCATTGACGTATCATATAATGAATTGGAGGGGGCTGTGCCTGAGAGCCCAGTCTTCCGGAAAGCTCCGGCGAAGTGGTTTGTCCACAACAAAGGTTTGTGTGGGGTCGTCAAAGGCCTGCCTCCATGTCTTTCTTATACTGCAAGGAAAGATGATGGAAGCAAGCACCACAGAGCAATTATCTCAGCTATCATTGCTTCCGTGGTCGTcttattcatcttacttgtttttcTGGGAGCGTTTTCACTGTTccagaagaccaagaaacattcCATGCCTTCCGAAAATAATGGCAACAAAGAAGGCATGACATTCTGTGTATTTAACTTTGATGGAAGATATGCATACAAGGATATCGTTGCAGCCACGGAGGATTTTAATGAAAAATACTGTATCGGAAGTGGTGCATATGGCAGCGTTTACAGAGCAGAATTAGCAAGCGGGCAGATGCTAGCAGTGAAGAAAATTCATCTGCAGGAAGACGAAACTACATCGAATGAGCAATCCTTTCAAAACGAGATACATACTCTTACTCAAATTCGACATCGAAATATCGTCAAGCTCTACGGATTCTGCTCCTCTGCTCGACACAAGtttctggtgtacgagtacatggagaGAGGAAGTTTGGGATCCCTCCTCAGAAGCGAAGCAGCAGCTGCCGAACTGGACTGGGTGAAGAGGGTGAACATTGTCAAAGATGTGGCTCGTGCTCTGTCCTACATGCATCATGATTGCGATCAGCCCATTGTTCATCGAGATATAACCACCAACAATATTCTGCTCGATTCAGAACTCAAGGCTTGTGTTTCTGACTTCGGTATTGCTCGACTCCTGAAGCCAGATTCATCAAATTGGAGCATGCTTGCCGGCACATATGGTTACTTGGCACCGG AGCTTGCTTATGAGATGAGAGTGACCACCAAATGCGATGTTTACAGTTTCGGAGTGGTCACGCTTGAGTTGCTAATAGGAGGACATGGGGAAGGACTCGTTTCCGTTCTGTCATTGCCTTCGTCGCCGAAAAACACGCTTGTGAAATATGTATTAGACCAGCGTCCATCACTCCCTACGACGGAGGTTGCAGACGAGGTAGCTGCAGTTTTGAGGTTGGCACTTTGCTGCGTGGAACATGACCCAGAGTCACGCCCAACAATGAAGCAGGTCTTTGGAACCCTATCGACTGTCAACACACTGCCGAGTCTCCCTTCTCTCGATGTGCTCAAGCTTTCTGACTTGATGAATGCTAAAATATGA